The proteins below are encoded in one region of Aerosakkonema funiforme FACHB-1375:
- a CDS encoding response regulator, with translation MSISQLHIPANILVVDDTPDNLRLLGGFLGDRGYRVRLARDGSLAIKSAQENPPDLILLDIMMPKPDGYEVCTQLKADVATSHIPIIFISAKGEVFDKVKAFSLGGVDYITKPFELEEVLARVENQLKICKLSQDLARQNALLQEEIRERRQIEIQLRNSENLKRSILNSAPVAICLTDFNGCLVEVNPAYTKLFGFEPAELIGKPFTNVHFSHLDAESKATILQQYQEFIKNNQNYHQAEFTVYRKDGAEVIVDVTRGIFQRDDGEFFVVATIKDITDRKKVEETLQKAVLAADAANRAKSEFLASMSHELRTPLNAILGFSQVLARDYSLKSQQQEYLQIINRSGEHLLSLINDILEMSKIEAGITSLNENYFDLFNLLDSIKDMFGLKAQSQGLQLIFDCASDIPKLVKIDERKLRQVLINILGNAIKFTQKGYVSLRVKINRSSRTTTENEQSTSNKDRLYFEIEDSGPGIAPGEIDKLFAPFEQTQIGRKFQQGTGLGLPISRKFVQLMGGDIKVISTVGLGSIFAFEIPVTIPDLCNIPNTETKGKVIGLAPAQPTYRILVVDDVAESRLLLVTLLTSIGFAVKEAENGQEAIELWKSWEPHLICMDMQMSVMNGYVATQKIKSTVKGKATAIIALTASAFETERKMILDCGCDDFICKPFNQEHLLDNIGNFLGVKYLYEDGSNPSKQTAYASNNSFTNFQLNAEDLNVLPTELLKLINEAALGCDDNNILKLIEQIPPENAEIARAIADLANNYQFELIHKLIQQQAGYSSSDIQLF, from the coding sequence ATGAGCATTTCTCAATTGCATATCCCAGCTAATATTTTAGTAGTTGACGATACCCCAGATAACCTACGCTTGTTGGGCGGCTTTTTGGGCGATCGCGGCTATCGCGTTAGACTGGCGCGAGATGGCAGCTTGGCTATCAAATCAGCCCAAGAAAACCCTCCGGATCTGATATTGCTTGACATTATGATGCCAAAACCGGATGGGTATGAAGTTTGCACCCAATTAAAAGCTGATGTAGCAACTAGCCACATCCCGATTATTTTTATCAGCGCGAAAGGGGAAGTATTCGATAAGGTGAAAGCTTTTTCTTTAGGTGGAGTTGATTACATCACCAAGCCTTTTGAATTAGAAGAAGTGCTGGCGCGAGTCGAGAATCAACTGAAAATCTGTAAACTGTCTCAGGATCTGGCAAGACAAAATGCTTTACTCCAAGAAGAGATTCGCGAACGGCGACAAATTGAAATTCAGTTGAGAAATAGCGAAAACCTCAAGCGATCGATTTTAAATTCAGCCCCTGTGGCAATTTGTTTGACCGATTTCAATGGATGTTTAGTAGAAGTCAATCCAGCCTACACCAAACTATTTGGATTTGAGCCAGCCGAACTGATTGGGAAACCATTTACTAACGTGCATTTTTCCCATTTGGATGCTGAGTCAAAGGCAACGATACTCCAACAATACCAAGAATTTATTAAAAATAACCAAAATTATCATCAAGCAGAATTCACAGTTTATCGTAAAGACGGAGCGGAAGTCATTGTTGATGTAACGCGAGGCATCTTCCAACGAGATGATGGAGAGTTTTTTGTCGTTGCTACAATTAAAGATATTACCGATCGCAAAAAAGTAGAAGAAACACTCCAAAAAGCTGTATTGGCAGCAGATGCAGCTAACCGCGCCAAGAGCGAATTTCTGGCTTCCATGAGCCACGAATTGCGTACTCCTCTTAATGCCATTCTCGGTTTCAGCCAGGTGCTGGCTCGCGATTATTCCCTCAAAAGCCAGCAACAAGAATACCTCCAAATTATTAATCGCTCTGGCGAACACCTTCTCTCTCTGATTAACGACATTCTCGAAATGTCCAAAATTGAAGCGGGTATAACCTCTTTGAATGAAAACTACTTTGACTTATTTAACCTGCTGGACAGCATAAAGGATATGTTTGGGTTGAAAGCTCAATCCCAGGGATTGCAGTTAATTTTTGATTGCGCTTCAGACATACCCAAATTAGTTAAAATTGATGAACGTAAGTTACGCCAAGTATTAATTAACATTTTAGGTAACGCAATCAAATTCACACAAAAAGGCTATGTAAGTTTGCGGGTGAAAATTAATCGCTCATCACGAACGACAACTGAAAACGAACAATCAACCAGTAACAAGGATCGACTTTATTTTGAAATAGAAGACTCTGGCCCAGGTATTGCCCCTGGCGAAATCGACAAGTTATTCGCACCATTTGAACAAACACAAATAGGTCGAAAATTTCAGCAAGGAACTGGATTGGGTTTACCGATTAGCCGCAAGTTCGTACAACTGATGGGAGGAGATATTAAAGTCATCAGTACTGTTGGTTTGGGAAGTATATTTGCATTTGAAATTCCCGTTACTATTCCCGATCTCTGTAATATTCCAAATACTGAAACTAAAGGTAAAGTAATTGGTTTAGCACCAGCACAACCGACTTATAGAATTTTGGTGGTTGATGATGTTGCAGAGAGCCGTCTTTTGCTGGTGACTCTCTTAACTTCAATAGGTTTTGCTGTCAAAGAAGCCGAAAATGGACAAGAGGCGATCGAACTCTGGAAGAGTTGGGAACCGCACCTGATTTGCATGGATATGCAAATGTCGGTGATGAATGGCTATGTAGCTACTCAAAAGATTAAAAGCACTGTTAAAGGTAAAGCCACTGCGATTATCGCCTTAACAGCCAGCGCCTTCGAGACAGAGCGAAAAATGATTTTAGATTGCGGGTGCGATGACTTTATTTGTAAGCCATTTAACCAAGAGCATTTGCTTGATAATATTGGCAATTTTTTAGGTGTAAAATATCTATATGAAGACGGATCAAATCCATCAAAACAAACAGCTTACGCTTCAAATAATTCGTTCACAAATTTTCAGTTAAACGCTGAAGATTTAAACGTATTACCAACAGAGTTGCTAAAACTAATAAATGAAGCCGCGCTTGGATGTGACGACAATAATATCTTGAAGTTAATCGAGCAAATTCCCCCAGAAAATGCCGAAATAGCCAGGGCTATTGCAGACCTAGCAAACAACTACCAGTTTGAGTTAATTCACAAATTGATTCAACAGCAGGCAGGATATAGTAGTTCCGATATCCAACTTTTTTGA
- a CDS encoding NifU family protein produces MELTIENVETVLDELRPYLMSDGGNVEVVELDGPVVKLRLQGACGSCPSSTMTLRMGIERRLREMIPEIAEVEQVM; encoded by the coding sequence ATGGAACTCACAATTGAAAACGTCGAAACCGTTTTGGATGAATTGCGCCCTTACTTGATGTCGGATGGCGGCAATGTGGAAGTGGTCGAATTAGATGGCCCTGTCGTCAAACTGCGACTGCAAGGTGCTTGCGGTTCTTGCCCTAGTTCCACCATGACCCTGAGAATGGGCATTGAGCGCCGTCTGCGCGAAATGATCCCGGAAATTGCCGAAGTCGAACAGGTCATGTAA
- a CDS encoding ATP-binding protein: MPIHTLNSVVSKVSGKATLRTILIVPFVVQIVGAVGLVGYLSFKNGQQAVNDVASQLRREISERTFDRISTYLRTPHPINLTNANAIRLGQLDINNPQVLQRHFLKQIQVFNSLSRTYFSNPQGGLVSVGNDERGLTVASTENFTKGRLRVYSVDSQGNRQKLLVNQPQYDARERPFYQTAITVGKPTWGPIYIYVPTSRGLGISASYPLYDETGKLQGILSSDLSLAAINNFLKSLRIGIHGEAFIIERSGMIVASSSSELPFVTDADGKDKKRLHGVEMKNPLIRATAQHLISQFGNLTDINTSKELEFEIEGKREFAQVTPFKDAFGLDWLIVVVLPEADFMQQINANNQTTILLCIAAFILATGIGIFTAAWITNPILRLNTAAKEIAKGEWHKTLEIKRSDEVGQLAESFNKMAEQLEEYFAALRDSENRLTQFLEGLPVGVSVHDPTGNATYANQRARQILEMDYLPETKTEQLAHTYRVYLSGTELPYPTEKLPIVKALAGESSTIDDMEVYRPDRIIPLEVWATPIYDRTGQVVYAIAAFTDISERKQAENLLAQYNRTLEIQVAERTAELTDSNQQLQREIAERKRIEIELQQAKEAAEAASQAKSTFLANMSHELRSPLNAILGFAQLMLRSSTLLPEHQEKTRIIYRSGEHLLSLINDVLDMAKIESGRISLNETAFDVIALLNDLRDMFYIKAQEKRLYFKIEWSADIPQTVLTDEIKLRQVLINLLSNAFKFTSSGSVFLRLSVEPKQNPIFNKKLVLHFEVSDTGCGVAAHELASIFQPFVQTKSGQQVQGGTGLGLPISRHFVQMMGGEMTVESEINKGTNCKFYIQCLPDAIPNRETSKIASRVITLAPNQPSYRILIADDRAENRQLLAEMLQELGFSVRVASNGMEAVQIWQNWQPELIFMDVYMPVMNGYLAVQQIRAQEHEKVKHGNLKSVKIVAVSASSFETDRETARRAGYDEFIPKPFTERDIFEIISRYLGVRYIYDESGLGATSTELDFNIQIPAALAALPIEFMLRLEQATISLDSILMESIIEEISTHDRALAEALKALINDFNHSTILDLIGEAKLQK, encoded by the coding sequence ATGCCAATTCATACTCTAAATAGCGTCGTTAGCAAAGTTTCTGGCAAGGCTACCCTGCGAACTATCCTGATTGTCCCATTTGTTGTACAAATCGTTGGGGCTGTGGGGTTAGTTGGGTATCTCTCTTTTAAAAATGGGCAACAGGCAGTCAACGATGTTGCTTCCCAATTGCGGAGGGAAATTAGCGAGCGCACTTTCGATCGCATTAGCACTTACCTAAGAACACCTCATCCGATTAATTTAACTAACGCTAATGCGATCCGTCTCGGTCAGTTAGATATAAATAATCCTCAAGTCTTACAACGTCATTTTTTAAAACAAATTCAAGTCTTTAATTCACTAAGTAGAACTTATTTCAGCAACCCCCAGGGCGGACTCGTCTCCGTCGGTAACGATGAGAGAGGACTTACAGTTGCATCCACAGAAAATTTTACGAAAGGTCGTCTTCGCGTTTACAGCGTAGATAGCCAAGGTAACCGCCAAAAATTATTGGTCAATCAACCACAATATGATGCCAGAGAACGACCTTTTTATCAAACGGCTATCACCGTAGGTAAACCGACATGGGGCCCTATTTATATCTATGTTCCTACTTCTAGAGGTTTGGGAATTTCTGCTAGCTATCCCCTCTATGATGAAACAGGTAAGCTCCAAGGTATTTTATCGAGCGATCTATCTCTTGCCGCCATCAATAATTTTCTGAAAAGTTTGAGAATCGGTATTCACGGAGAAGCATTTATTATCGAGCGATCGGGAATGATAGTAGCTTCTTCAAGCTCCGAACTTCCCTTCGTTACTGATGCAGATGGCAAAGATAAGAAACGACTCCACGGCGTGGAAATGAAAAACCCATTAATTCGAGCTACAGCACAGCATTTAATTTCTCAATTTGGCAACTTGACGGATATTAATACCTCAAAAGAACTTGAATTTGAAATAGAAGGCAAGCGCGAGTTCGCACAAGTAACTCCCTTCAAAGATGCGTTTGGTTTGGATTGGCTGATTGTGGTAGTCTTGCCAGAAGCCGACTTTATGCAGCAAATTAATGCCAACAACCAGACGACTATTCTGCTGTGTATAGCCGCCTTTATCTTAGCTACAGGAATCGGTATTTTTACCGCTGCTTGGATTACCAACCCAATTTTGCGCTTGAATACTGCTGCGAAGGAAATTGCTAAGGGTGAATGGCATAAAACATTAGAAATCAAACGCTCTGATGAAGTGGGACAATTGGCAGAGTCTTTTAATAAAATGGCAGAGCAACTGGAAGAATATTTTGCTGCACTGCGAGATAGCGAGAACCGCCTCACTCAGTTTTTAGAAGGATTGCCAGTAGGTGTATCAGTTCACGATCCAACCGGAAATGCGACTTATGCAAATCAGAGGGCGAGACAAATATTAGAGATGGACTATTTACCAGAAACTAAAACAGAGCAATTGGCACATACTTATCGAGTTTATCTCAGTGGAACCGAACTGCCATATCCGACAGAAAAGCTGCCAATTGTCAAAGCTTTAGCGGGAGAAAGCAGTACAATTGATGATATGGAAGTTTATCGTCCCGATAGAATTATTCCCTTGGAAGTCTGGGCAACTCCTATTTACGATCGCACAGGTCAAGTAGTCTATGCGATCGCCGCTTTTACTGATATCAGCGAACGCAAACAAGCCGAGAATTTATTAGCTCAATACAATCGCACCTTAGAAATTCAAGTAGCCGAACGCACAGCGGAATTAACCGACTCCAATCAACAATTGCAGCGCGAAATTGCCGAACGCAAACGAATAGAAATAGAACTGCAACAAGCAAAAGAAGCAGCCGAAGCAGCTTCGCAAGCCAAAAGCACCTTTTTGGCTAACATGAGCCACGAATTGCGATCGCCTCTTAATGCCATTCTCGGTTTTGCCCAATTAATGCTCCGCAGCTCGACTTTACTCCCAGAACACCAAGAAAAAACTCGCATCATTTACCGCAGTGGGGAACACTTACTCAGTCTCATTAATGATGTGCTGGATATGGCGAAAATCGAATCCGGACGGATCTCCCTCAACGAAACTGCTTTTGATGTTATCGCTCTACTCAATGACTTGCGAGATATGTTTTATATCAAAGCGCAAGAAAAAAGATTGTATTTTAAAATCGAATGGAGTGCTGATATTCCGCAAACGGTGCTTACTGATGAAATAAAGTTGCGCCAAGTGTTGATTAATTTACTCAGTAATGCCTTTAAATTTACCTCGTCAGGTAGCGTATTTCTGCGATTGTCAGTAGAACCGAAACAAAACCCTATTTTTAATAAAAAACTGGTACTTCACTTTGAAGTTTCCGACACTGGCTGTGGCGTTGCTGCCCATGAATTAGCCAGTATATTTCAACCATTCGTGCAAACTAAAAGCGGACAGCAAGTCCAAGGTGGAACTGGTTTGGGATTACCGATCAGTCGGCATTTCGTGCAAATGATGGGTGGAGAAATGACAGTAGAAAGTGAAATTAACAAAGGTACAAATTGCAAGTTTTACATTCAGTGTCTGCCAGATGCAATCCCTAATCGGGAAACTTCTAAAATTGCAAGTCGAGTTATTACTTTAGCACCCAACCAACCCAGTTATCGCATTTTAATTGCAGACGATCGAGCCGAAAATCGGCAATTACTTGCTGAAATGTTGCAAGAATTGGGTTTTTCAGTCCGAGTAGCGAGCAACGGTATGGAAGCTGTTCAAATATGGCAAAACTGGCAACCAGAACTTATTTTTATGGATGTCTATATGCCAGTTATGAATGGCTACTTAGCTGTTCAACAAATCAGAGCGCAGGAACATGAGAAAGTCAAACACGGAAATTTAAAAAGTGTCAAAATTGTAGCCGTCAGCGCCAGTAGCTTCGAGACAGACAGAGAAACTGCGCGACGCGCAGGCTACGATGAATTTATCCCCAAACCCTTCACAGAAAGAGACATTTTTGAGATAATAAGTAGATACCTTGGGGTGCGATATATCTATGACGAGTCCGGATTGGGCGCTACCTCAACCGAGCTTGACTTTAACATTCAGATTCCGGCTGCTCTTGCCGCTTTGCCGATCGAATTCATGCTGCGTCTAGAACAAGCCACCATTAGCCTTGACTCAATTTTGATGGAGAGCATTATTGAGGAAATTTCAACTCACGATCGAGCTTTAGCTGAAGCGCTGAAGGCTTTGATAAATGATTTCAATCATTCTACTATATTAGATTTAATCGGAGAAGCAAAATTACAGAAGTAA
- a CDS encoding DUF3386 domain-containing protein — MTVQTSASDLFRAAYENRYTWDSKFPGYSADVELKQGDEAYTANIRINSDLSVEVTGVEDDEVQQSIYTQLRDIVTHRKRSSFEQAHGKNQFSVGESDSTGAIEILVKGDAMGSNYKIRGTEICQVSRVMGRLAFTINTHQSLDTSEGYVSTRYDAVFRNAQTGELAKELEFEDTYEKIGDYYIMTRQVIHANDNGKQTTTEFNFSNVKLLSPAVV; from the coding sequence GTGACTGTGCAAACGAGTGCTAGCGATTTATTTCGAGCCGCTTACGAAAACCGTTATACCTGGGACAGCAAGTTTCCCGGCTACAGTGCGGATGTCGAACTCAAGCAAGGTGATGAAGCTTACACTGCTAATATTCGCATTAATAGCGACCTCAGCGTTGAAGTCACGGGAGTAGAAGACGATGAAGTACAACAGAGCATCTACACCCAACTCAGAGATATAGTGACTCACCGCAAACGATCGTCTTTTGAGCAAGCGCATGGCAAGAATCAGTTTAGCGTAGGCGAGTCAGACTCGACAGGCGCGATCGAAATTCTCGTCAAAGGCGACGCAATGGGCTCGAACTACAAAATCAGAGGCACGGAAATTTGTCAAGTCAGCCGGGTAATGGGTAGATTAGCTTTCACCATCAACACCCATCAAAGCCTCGACACAAGCGAAGGCTACGTTTCCACCCGCTACGATGCTGTCTTTCGCAACGCTCAAACTGGTGAACTTGCCAAAGAACTCGAATTTGAGGATACCTACGAAAAAATTGGCGATTATTATATCATGACTCGTCAAGTCATTCATGCCAACGATAACGGCAAGCAAACGACCACAGAGTTCAATTTCTCTAACGTCAAACTCCTCTCACCGGCTGTTGTCTAG
- a CDS encoding MFS transporter, whose product MKFLNISQWRWLPGLNPQVGILAVGRFLSEVGSGFTLFYAPIFFANLVNLSATQVGIGLGSASISGVLGRLLGGSFADSRFWGRRRTLLLSAAISAIASLVMALSDNFSTFVVANLLMGLGMGLYWPATEAAVADLTQPEHRQEAFAIVRFADNFGLGVGIILGGMLIGTTGAYRALFVIDAISFVVFFAVIYFAIAETYKPTEHHREKLGNWETALRDRRLVIFVLGNIIFTTYVSQLHSTIPLYFSKFVPVGNSKVGFATITISALFTWHTILATLCLIPISRLLRRFSHPHALTVSALLWAVGFSLIWVTGVAPAGQLTWAILAMGVTAIAIVFYTPSASAFVADIAPESRRGLYLSINSLCWAVGYAVGPPLGGWAMDRSSIAANSFWLGLAFSVVIVVAILQYLNRILNN is encoded by the coding sequence ATGAAATTTTTAAATATATCCCAATGGCGTTGGTTACCCGGACTAAATCCGCAAGTGGGGATTCTGGCGGTAGGTAGGTTCCTCTCGGAAGTTGGATCGGGTTTTACCCTGTTTTATGCACCGATCTTTTTTGCTAATTTAGTGAATTTATCGGCGACCCAAGTAGGCATCGGTTTGGGTAGCGCCTCGATTTCTGGTGTTCTGGGGCGCTTACTGGGAGGGTCTTTTGCCGATTCCCGCTTCTGGGGTCGTCGGCGTACTTTATTGCTCTCGGCAGCTATTTCGGCGATCGCATCTTTAGTAATGGCGCTCAGCGATAATTTTTCCACTTTTGTTGTCGCTAACTTACTGATGGGTTTGGGTATGGGTTTGTATTGGCCGGCAACGGAAGCCGCAGTAGCAGATTTAACACAGCCCGAACATCGTCAAGAAGCTTTCGCGATTGTGCGATTTGCAGATAATTTCGGTTTGGGAGTAGGCATTATTCTGGGCGGAATGTTGATCGGTACAACAGGCGCTTATCGGGCGTTGTTTGTGATTGATGCGATATCTTTTGTCGTCTTCTTTGCGGTTATTTATTTTGCGATCGCAGAAACTTACAAACCAACGGAACACCATAGGGAAAAACTGGGCAACTGGGAAACAGCATTGCGCGATCGTCGCCTTGTTATCTTTGTTCTAGGCAATATCATCTTCACAACTTACGTTTCCCAACTGCACAGCACCATTCCCCTGTACTTCAGCAAGTTTGTACCGGTGGGTAACTCAAAAGTAGGATTTGCCACCATAACTATCAGCGCTTTGTTTACCTGGCACACGATCCTCGCAACTTTGTGTCTGATTCCGATCTCCCGCCTCTTGAGGCGATTTAGCCATCCCCACGCTTTAACTGTTTCCGCTTTATTGTGGGCGGTGGGATTCAGTTTGATCTGGGTGACTGGCGTTGCACCTGCTGGGCAATTAACTTGGGCCATATTGGCGATGGGAGTAACAGCGATCGCGATCGTCTTTTATACACCTTCCGCATCTGCCTTCGTTGCCGACATTGCACCGGAGTCCCGGCGCGGTCTCTACCTTTCCATCAACTCTTTGTGCTGGGCAGTTGGATACGCTGTTGGCCCTCCCTTGGGTGGCTGGGCGATGGATCGATCGTCAATAGCCGCAAACAGTTTTTGGTTGGGATTGGCTTTCAGCGTAGTTATCGTTGTGGCGATTTTGCAATACCTCAACCGGATTTTAAATAACTAG
- the ruvA gene encoding Holliday junction branch migration protein RuvA, producing MISYLKGTITGFHKSSSDRVTLILEVNQIGYELQIPPRLAEKLPSPGEDAQVFTDLQVREDRMILYGFASAAERDLFRQLTNVNGIGAALAIALLDTLGLEDLVQAIVTGNIRALAKARGVGNKTAERIALELKTKLAEWRHFAGVASSNATGPSGAIIEDVEMTLLALGYTSSEVVQALKAVSEDPLMAKAKEAEDWIRAAIAWLSK from the coding sequence ATGATTAGCTATCTCAAAGGAACGATCACAGGCTTTCACAAAAGTAGCAGCGATCGCGTTACCCTCATTCTGGAAGTTAACCAAATCGGTTACGAATTGCAAATCCCGCCGCGTTTGGCAGAAAAGTTGCCCTCACCTGGGGAAGATGCACAAGTTTTTACTGACTTGCAAGTGCGGGAAGATCGGATGATTCTATATGGTTTTGCTTCCGCAGCAGAACGAGATTTGTTTCGCCAACTGACAAATGTGAATGGTATCGGTGCAGCTTTGGCGATCGCACTTTTAGACACCTTGGGACTCGAAGATTTGGTGCAAGCGATCGTCACCGGCAATATCCGCGCCCTAGCAAAAGCACGCGGCGTCGGTAACAAAACCGCCGAACGCATTGCCCTAGAACTAAAAACCAAACTCGCAGAATGGCGGCATTTCGCTGGTGTAGCCAGTTCTAACGCAACTGGCCCTTCTGGGGCAATTATTGAAGATGTAGAAATGACCTTACTGGCGTTAGGTTATACCAGCAGCGAGGTAGTACAGGCACTGAAGGCGGTCAGCGAAGACCCGCTGATGGCAAAAGCTAAAGAGGCGGAAGATTGGATTCGAGCTGCGATCGCCTGGTTGAGTAAGTAA
- a CDS encoding tetratricopeptide repeat protein, translating into MNPIYRTIAILGIATALGSISPVVQAQSKPSQSPSGKPTQAESKPARNSESNPAEAQSKPTQQESTTPAEAEGTTPAKPESKPNRTQSTPAEAEGTTPVKPESKPNSTESTPSEAEETTPAQPEPRSTPNNSTTPPSTESTPTTRPETEMSAVDLYNRGIEKARQGDYKGAIQDYTQALKLNPELAQAYVNRGYARYFLKDFQGAIEDSTEAIRLDPNNPKAYINRGNARDDMKDHQGAVEDYNQAVRLDPNDDKAYYNRGIAYNKLQKHQEALQDYSRAIQLRPDFAEAFFNRGVTYYNLKNSQAALRDFQKAADLFREQGNTQAVQSTQDAIRTIQQTRT; encoded by the coding sequence ATGAACCCTATTTACCGAACGATCGCAATTTTAGGAATCGCCACTGCACTGGGTAGCATCTCTCCTGTTGTTCAGGCTCAGTCAAAGCCAAGCCAGTCTCCTTCAGGAAAGCCAACCCAGGCTGAGTCTAAGCCAGCTCGCAACAGCGAGTCAAACCCAGCGGAAGCTCAGTCCAAGCCAACCCAACAGGAATCAACAACGCCAGCGGAGGCGGAAGGAACAACACCAGCCAAACCTGAATCTAAGCCAAACCGCACACAATCAACGCCAGCGGAGGCGGAAGGAACAACACCAGTTAAACCTGAGTCTAAGCCGAACTCCACAGAGTCAACGCCATCGGAGGCGGAAGAAACAACACCAGCTCAACCCGAACCAAGGTCAACTCCGAATAACTCCACAACGCCACCCAGTACAGAGTCAACGCCAACAACTAGACCGGAAACGGAAATGAGTGCGGTGGACTTGTACAACCGGGGGATTGAAAAGGCGAGACAAGGGGATTACAAAGGAGCGATCCAAGATTACACTCAAGCATTAAAACTCAATCCCGAATTGGCTCAAGCTTATGTAAATCGCGGTTACGCTCGCTATTTCTTGAAGGATTTTCAAGGCGCGATCGAGGACAGCACTGAGGCAATTAGGCTCGATCCCAATAACCCCAAAGCCTATATCAATCGGGGGAACGCTCGCGATGATATGAAAGATCATCAAGGAGCGGTTGAAGATTACAACCAAGCAGTGCGCCTCGATCCCAATGACGATAAAGCTTACTACAATCGAGGTATTGCCTACAACAAACTGCAAAAACATCAGGAAGCGCTCCAAGATTACAGTCGCGCCATCCAACTGAGACCAGATTTTGCGGAAGCTTTCTTCAATCGGGGTGTTACTTACTACAATTTGAAAAATTCTCAAGCAGCACTTAGGGACTTCCAGAAAGCAGCCGATCTGTTTCGCGAACAAGGAAATACACAAGCTGTCCAATCCACTCAAGACGCAATCAGAACGATTCAGCAGACACGAACTTGA
- a CDS encoding sucrose-phosphate phosphatase, whose amino-acid sequence MMKFLFVTDLDNTLVGDDEALEKLNQLLSQHRQEHGTKIVYATGRSLALYRELLTEKQLLEPDALIAAVGTEIYYKYSADSQDEPDPIWSAQLSVGWNRDVVVATGANFADIVPQPASEQRPFKVSYFVTERAAEEVIPRLESLLKERGVDAQSIYSGNKDLDILPRNSNKGLAVQFLREQWGIEATRTVVCGDSGNDIALFSIGEPRGIIVGNAQPELRRWLKANPADYRYLAKAACAGGILEGLYHFGFLL is encoded by the coding sequence ATCATGAAATTTTTGTTTGTAACCGATCTGGATAACACTCTTGTGGGTGACGACGAAGCACTGGAAAAACTAAACCAGTTGTTGAGTCAGCATCGTCAAGAACACGGCACAAAAATAGTCTACGCTACAGGTCGTTCTCTTGCGCTGTACCGAGAACTTTTAACCGAAAAGCAACTATTAGAACCGGATGCTTTAATTGCAGCAGTGGGAACTGAAATCTATTACAAATATAGTGCAGACAGTCAAGACGAACCCGATCCAATTTGGTCGGCACAACTTTCTGTAGGCTGGAACCGCGATGTGGTGGTAGCTACTGGTGCTAATTTTGCCGATATCGTACCTCAACCAGCATCTGAACAGCGACCTTTTAAGGTTAGTTATTTTGTGACGGAACGAGCCGCAGAGGAAGTGATACCCCGCTTAGAATCGTTGCTGAAAGAACGGGGTGTAGACGCACAGTCGATCTACAGCGGGAACAAAGACTTAGATATTTTACCTCGCAATAGCAATAAAGGTTTGGCAGTACAGTTTCTGCGCGAGCAGTGGGGAATAGAAGCTACCCGAACAGTGGTGTGCGGTGACTCTGGAAATGATATCGCTTTATTTAGTATAGGGGAACCAAGAGGGATTATTGTAGGAAATGCCCAACCAGAACTCCGCCGATGGCTGAAAGCTAATCCAGCTGACTATCGGTATTTAGCAAAGGCAGCTTGTGCTGGTGGAATTTTGGAAGGTTTGTACCACTTCGGCTTTTTGTTATGA